In Polaribacter pacificus, the genomic window AGAGGGTTTTTGCAGGTGAATTATTGGAGATTTAGTTTTTTTTGTAAAACTTCTAATAGTTATTTTAAAATTTAATGTAGAGTTTCTCTTTTTTTTAGTTTTTTATAAAAATACAAATTCTATCACGTAGACCATAAAACATTTCAAATACAGTTGTAAATATATGACTAGTAATGGTACAGATTTAATGAAAAATCAAAGAAAAAAGGTATTGGTAGTTTTTGGAACTAGACCAGAAGCAATTAAGATGGCTCCACTGGTTAAGCTCTTAAAAGAGGAGGCAGGTTTTGAAACCAAAGTTTGTTTGACGGCTCAGCATAGAGAAATGTTAGATCAAGTCCTAGATTTTTTTAAAATCATACCCGATTTTGATTTGGACCTCATGAAGCCAAATCAATCATTAAATGAATTAGCTTCAAGAATTCTATCTAAAATTGATGTAGTACTAAATAACTTTAAACCAGATTTAGTTTTGGTGCATGGAGACACCACTACAAGTAGTATGGTTGCTTTGGCGGCATTTCATAAACAAATAAAAATTGGACACGTAGAAGCAGGGTTGAGAACGTATGATAAAACTGCACCTTTTCCTGAAGAAATTAATAGACAAATAACAGGAAGATTAGCAGATTTTCATTTTTCTCCAACTAAAAAATCTGCAGATAATTTAATTGAGATAGAAAAGGTTGATAAAAAAACTGTTTTTATTACAGGCAATACAGTTATCGATGCACTTTTGTGGGGACTTAAACATATTAATGAGCATCGAGATGAAATTGTAAATTTGAAGCAAAAAATCAACTCGAAAAAAAAGCTTATTTTAATCACTGGGCATCGGCGAGAAAATTTTGGAGATAAATTTAAAGAATTTTGTAAAGCTCTTTTAGAGTTGGCCAAGAGAGATGATGTACAATTGATATATCCAGTACATTTAAACCCAAACGTTCAAGATGTCGTTTATAAAATGTTGTCAGAACATACAAACATCTTATTAATACATCCATTGGATTATGAGGTTTTTATTTGGTTAATGAATCAATCGTATTTTATTATTACAGATAGTGGAGGTGTTCAAGAAGAAGCTCCTTCTTTAGGAAAACCGGTCTTGGTTACAAGAGATGTTACGGAAAGACAAGAAGCTGTAGAATCTGGTGTAGTTAAATTAGTAGGCACTGATTATGCAAAAATACTTAAAGAATCAGAGATTTTACTTGATAATAAAGTTGCTTATAATAACATGTGTAAATCAAGTAACCCTTATGGTGATGGAAAAGCAAGTAAGAAAATTTTAAAGACGATATTAGAGGTTAATTAATATGAAAACATTAATAATCGTAGAAGAGCTCGGAGATATTTCTGTTTCTGCTGCCATTGCAAATTGGTCACTGATTACTCTTTTAAGTAAAGAGTTAAAAGAATTAGATATTTTAACTTTAGATAATACTTCTAAAAGTCTGATTGATAGTTGGGATAAAGGTCGTTTTTTTTTCCATAAAAAAAATAATTTAACCCCTTTGCAAAAACGAATAAGAAAAAATTTTACTTTTTTACAGACTGTTTTTCAAATCCTTTCTGGTAATAGTTTTGAGCAGTATAATAGAATTAAAAATATCAGATTTTTTTTAAACAACAACACTCAATATAATAAAATATTATTATTAAGTGGAGGATTAGGGTTTGCACCACACCAATCGGTTTCTAAAATTAAATTTAAAAAAAATGTTCAGATTTTAGGTGTTTTTCATGACCCCTATCCGTCTTCAAGTTATCCTGAGCCTTATAAAGGGGGAAATTATTTTCACGAATATTTTAAAAGAAGGAACCTTCAACAGGCTATTTGTAAAATTAATCATTTGATATTTCCATCTAAAAAATTATATGAATGGTATTTAAAAGATTATAAAATTAATTCTGCAAATATTTCTATTATTCCACACGCTGTAAAGTTTAATTCAGGTGTAAATATAAAAAGAGTAGACGCTAAAAATGAAATAATAATAACACATACAGGAACTCTTTTAAAACCCAGAAACCCTTTAACTTTTTTAAAAGTTTTTTATCGTGTTTGCGATCCAAAAACAGCATTGCGTTTTTATGGTCCAATACATAAAGATGTAAATATAGAAATTAAAGACTTTAATAAAAAGAACATACAAATAGTTAATAAGAGAATACCTTATAATGAAGCTTTAGATAAATTAAATGAATCATCATTTTTATTGTTGGTTGAGTCTGGTGCTGAGTTTAGTCCTTTTTTGCCAACTAAATTTGTTGATTATATAAATATTGGAAAACCAATAATTGTTTTAACGCCAGAAAAATCAGAGATTTCTAGATTATTAGGAGAAGATTACCCATTTAAAACAACGTTAAATAACGAAAAGGAGATCGAAAAAATTATAGCGAACTTAGAAAATGATGAATTAATTAAATTATCTTTAAAAATAATTAATGAACTTAAAGAGTATTTTTCTGAAGAATATATTTTAAAAAAATACTTAAAAATTTTATCAACTGATTAAATGTCTAAAAAAAATATTCTATTATCAAGTAAAGCGATACCATCTGATCAAATTGGGAGTTGGAATGTATTGTTAACTAACTTAGTTAAGAAAGAGACTTCTTTTTTTGATAAAATTATAAGTCCATACCCTTCTTCCGTAATTGAGCGAGTTAATGTACCTGTTGAAACTAATAATATTTTAACAGTTTTCTTGTCTAAGTTTAATAGTTATTATGCTAAAAAAACATATTGGAAAAAACTCAAAGAAAACATTACTAGTACTGAAATAGTTAATGTTATTATTTTTGACGACATAAAAATCTTACAAACAATTAATCATTACGCTAAAAAAGCTCGTATCAGAAAGCAGATAAATATTATTTATTTTATAAGAGGCTATAGGTTTGATGTTCCAGTAGACCATAGAAACAACATCTATAACTGCATAGATAAATTAGTCATTCAAACAGAATCATCCTATAAAATACAGCTACAAGAAAATCATACTATTCCTTGTGAAGTAGTTTTACTACCAAACGGTATTGACTCAAAAGTTTTTTATCAATTACAACCCAAAGACAAAGAAGAGTTAAGGCATAAATTAGGGTTTGATAATGGCAAAATGTATTTTTTATGGGTTTCTCAAGACAGGCCAAAAAAAGGATTATCAATCGTTTTAAAAGCTTGGGAGAACATCATTCAAAAGCATACAGATGTTGAGCTTCTCATACTCGGAACTCACAATGAAGTTAAAGGAAAACAAATTACCTGGTTGGGTAGAAAGAAGAATAAACAATTAGCAAGATATTATCAGTCAACAGATTTTTATATATTCTCTTCCTTGTGTCATGAAGGTCATCCATTAAGTTTAACAGAAGCATTAAAATCAGGAGCAAAATGTTTAGCGTCAGATATAGATCCAATATCTGAGGTATTGCACGACGGTGATTTAGGTTATTTAGTCAAAAATCCACATTTTGTTGATAGTTGGGTAAATGCCATTAATGATGTGTTAACTAATGACATCAATTTTAATATGAATAATACTGATTTGAT contains:
- the wecB gene encoding non-hydrolyzing UDP-N-acetylglucosamine 2-epimerase, translated to MTSNGTDLMKNQRKKVLVVFGTRPEAIKMAPLVKLLKEEAGFETKVCLTAQHREMLDQVLDFFKIIPDFDLDLMKPNQSLNELASRILSKIDVVLNNFKPDLVLVHGDTTTSSMVALAAFHKQIKIGHVEAGLRTYDKTAPFPEEINRQITGRLADFHFSPTKKSADNLIEIEKVDKKTVFITGNTVIDALLWGLKHINEHRDEIVNLKQKINSKKKLILITGHRRENFGDKFKEFCKALLELAKRDDVQLIYPVHLNPNVQDVVYKMLSEHTNILLIHPLDYEVFIWLMNQSYFIITDSGGVQEEAPSLGKPVLVTRDVTERQEAVESGVVKLVGTDYAKILKESEILLDNKVAYNNMCKSSNPYGDGKASKKILKTILEVN
- a CDS encoding glycosyltransferase family 4 protein → MSKKNILLSSKAIPSDQIGSWNVLLTNLVKKETSFFDKIISPYPSSVIERVNVPVETNNILTVFLSKFNSYYAKKTYWKKLKENITSTEIVNVIIFDDIKILQTINHYAKKARIRKQINIIYFIRGYRFDVPVDHRNNIYNCIDKLVIQTESSYKIQLQENHTIPCEVVLLPNGIDSKVFYQLQPKDKEELRHKLGFDNGKMYFLWVSQDRPKKGLSIVLKAWENIIQKHTDVELLILGTHNEVKGKQITWLGRKKNKQLARYYQSTDFYIFSSLCHEGHPLSLTEALKSGAKCLASDIDPISEVLHDGDLGYLVKNPHFVDSWVNAINDVLTNDINFNMNNTDLIKLYNDKEWIANFKEILN